In Bacillus cytotoxicus NVH 391-98, the following are encoded in one genomic region:
- a CDS encoding LysR family transcriptional regulator: protein MNVDILKIFVTVVEQQHFSHAADLLNLSQPGVSMHIRNLENEFGTILIHRSPKHVQVTEAGNILYTYAKQILSLYDEAKQEINDLHNVVTGTLRIGASFTIGEYLLPKILAPYAKENPYVEVHTFISNTEEVLQSLRSNQIDIGLVEGQVVYADIDVEPFMQDEMKLIVPPNHPLLYINEINEQTLQDQVWILRESGSGTRAYSERFIHQHHLKMKRFFTFSSIQSVKEAVSAGLGIAILSNWTIRKELEAKEFFHIALPNEKLIRPFSIVRGKYFTPSKAIQVFLDHVQSFTNKLV from the coding sequence ATGAATGTCGACATTTTAAAAATATTCGTTACGGTCGTAGAACAACAGCATTTTTCTCATGCTGCGGACCTGCTCAACCTTTCTCAACCAGGGGTTAGCATGCATATTCGTAATTTAGAAAATGAATTTGGCACGATACTGATTCACCGTTCTCCAAAACATGTCCAAGTCACAGAAGCTGGCAATATTTTATATACCTATGCAAAGCAGATACTCTCTCTTTATGACGAAGCAAAGCAGGAAATTAACGACCTACATAACGTTGTAACAGGGACACTCCGCATTGGTGCTAGTTTTACAATTGGCGAATACTTACTCCCTAAAATATTAGCACCCTATGCTAAGGAAAATCCTTACGTCGAAGTGCATACGTTCATTTCCAATACAGAAGAAGTGCTGCAAAGCCTTCGCTCGAATCAAATTGATATTGGTTTAGTAGAAGGACAAGTTGTATATGCCGACATAGACGTAGAACCCTTTATGCAAGATGAAATGAAGCTCATCGTTCCACCAAATCATCCATTGCTTTATATAAATGAAATAAATGAGCAGACATTACAAGATCAAGTTTGGATTTTACGAGAAAGTGGATCTGGAACACGGGCTTATAGTGAGCGCTTTATTCATCAGCATCATTTAAAGATGAAACGATTCTTTACATTTAGTAGTATTCAAAGTGTGAAAGAAGCGGTTAGTGCAGGCCTAGGCATTGCAATCCTTTCTAACTGGACAATTCGAAAAGAATTAGAAGCAAAAGAATTTTTCCATATTGCCCTCCCCAATGAGAAGCTTATTCGTCCCTTCTCGATTGTTCGCGGTAAATATTTTACTCCTTCCAAAGCTATTCAAGTCTTTCTAGACCATGTACAGTCTTTTACAAACAAACTAGTATAA